From the Camarhynchus parvulus chromosome 13, STF_HiC, whole genome shotgun sequence genome, one window contains:
- the MAT2B gene encoding methionine adenosyltransferase 2 subunit beta, with protein MVGREKELRIRFAPGRCELVEEDVDVPSRRVLITGATGLLGRAVFKEFNENNWNTVGCGYRRAQPRFEHINLLDSIAVHDIIHDFQPHVIVHCAAERRPDVVEGQPDAASQLNVAASANLAKEAAGVRAFLIYISTDYVFDGTSPPYKETDVPNPLNLYGKTKLEGEKAVLENNEDTAVLRIPVLYGEVERLEESAVTVMFDKVQFSNKSANMDHWQQRFPTNVKDVAAVCRQLAEKRMLDPSIKGTFHWSGNEQMTKYEMACAIADAFNLPSSHLRPITDSPVVGALRPKNAQLDCSKLEMLGIGQRTPFRAGIRESLWPFLVDKRWRQTVFH; from the exons atGGTGGGCCGGGAGAAGGAGCTCCGGATCCGCTTCGCGCCGGGACGCTGCGAGCTCGTGGAG GAAGATGTTGACGTTCCCAGTAGGCGAGTTTTGATCACCGGTGCTACGGGACTTcttggcagagctgtgtttaAAGAATTCAATGAAAACAATTGGAACACAGTTGGCTGTGGATACAGGAGAGCTCAGCCCAGATTTGAACATATTAATCTTCTGGATTCTATTGCAGTTCATGACATTATCCATGATTTTCAG CCTCATGTTATAGtgcactgtgctgctgagagAAGGCCAGATGTTGTAGAAGGTCAACCAGATGCTGCTTCTCAGCTCAATGTGGCTGCTTCAGCAAACTTAGCAAAGGAGGCAG CTGGAGTTAGAGCATTTCTGATCTACATTAGCACAGACTATGTATTTGATGGAACAAGCCCTCCATATAAAGAGACTGATGTGCCAAATCCCCTGAATTTGTATGGTAAAACCAAACTGGAGGGTGAAAAGGCAGTTCTGGAAAACAATGAAG ACACTGCAGTACTTAGGATTCCTGTCTTGTATGGAGAGGTGGAAAGACTGGAGGAAAGTGCTGTGACAGTCATGTTTGATAAAGTTCAGTTCAGTAATAAATCTGCCAACATGGACCACTGGCAACAGAGATTTCCTACCAATGTCAAGGATGTAGCAGCTGTTTGCAGACAACTAGCAGAGAAGAGAATGTTG GACCCATCAATAAAAGGAACCTTTCACTGGTCTGGCAATGAGCAGATGACTAAGTATGAGATGGCCTGTGCAATTGCTGATGCTTTCAACCTTCCCAGCAGCCACTTGAGACCA aTTACTGACAGTCCAGTTGTGGGTGCTCTTCGTCCCAAGAACGCTCAGCTGGACTGCTCCAAGTTGGAGATGCTGGGGATAGGTCAGAGAACTCCATTTCGAGCTGGGATCAGAGAATCACTTTGGCCTTTCCTTGTTGACAAGAGATGGAGACAGACAGTCTTCCATTAG